In one window of Henckelia pumila isolate YLH828 chromosome 1, ASM3356847v2, whole genome shotgun sequence DNA:
- the LOC140875113 gene encoding uncharacterized protein, whose protein sequence is MFLLSEIEHTLRVPPHLLSRPLNEAIKGELDSLFLDKIIENLGLCISVYDIHSIDGGFIPPGEGASTYKVRFRLVMFRPFVGEVISARLKESNKDGLRLSLGFFDDIYVPVPLLPIPNRSEPDPVQKDGIRWIWEYGGENYPLDGTDEVRFRVHKISYPPIPVDEVTKSGEKELEVMKPFAPMVITGSLDGDGLGPISWWV, encoded by the exons ATGTTTCTGTTGAGTGAAATAGAGCACACTCTAAGAGTACCACCTCATCTCCTCAGTCGACCTCTCAATGAAGCAATCAAAGGAGAGCTCGATTCTCTCTTCTTGGACAAG ATTATTGAAAACCTTGGCTTGTGCATAAGCGTGTACGATATTCATTCCATCGACGGAGGATTTATCCCTCCAGGAGAGGGTGCTTCTACTTATAAG GTTAGGTTCAGATTAGTGATGTTTCGGCCATTTGTGGGAGAAGTGATATCTGCCAGGCTGAAAGAGTCTAATAAAGACGGCCTACGAT TGTCTCTTGGATTTTTCGATGACATTTATGTACCTGTCCCATTATTGCCCATCCCGAATCGCTCCGAACCTGATCCAGTGCAGAA GGATGGTATCAGGTGGATCTGGGAGTATGGGGGGGAAAATTACCCCTTAGATGGGACGGATGAG GTAAGGTTCAGAGTTCACAAAATAAGTTATCCACCTATACCTGTAGATGAAGTGACAAAATCTGGTGAAAAAGAGCTAGAAGTGATGAAGCCGTTCGCCCCTATGGTGATCACT